GGGGAGTGGACGGCATGGGGGTGGCCCGTCCCGGATCGCCCTTTTCGCCGGATTCTTCTGCGCGCCGTGCCCGACGACGTATAATATCATCACGTTGCGTTCACACGGCGGTCGCCATAGCATTCAGGGCTGGCGACCGCCGGACCGTTTCCGGCCACCCGGAAGTTTCGAGTGCCGAGTGCTGAGTGTCGCGAACCGATAAGCGACACAACTACCGAACTTTTCTTTCAGCACCGGACACTTTGCTCTTCCGAATCGAGACCGCCCTTTACAACCGCCGGCCGGGGCGGGATGATTTTTTGTGTTCCCGTCCGCACCCCTCAGCCGTGCCGGACCGACAGACCAGGAGCGCTCGGCCATGACCGACGACCGCATCCCCATGACGCGGGAAGGCTACGACAAACTCAAGGTCGAGTTGGATCGCCTTCGCGGTGCGGAGATGATCGAGATCACCAAGCGCGTCGCCACGGCGCGCGAGATGGGCGATTTGAGCGAGAACGCCGAGTACCACGCCGCGCGAGAGGACCAGGGAATCCTCCAGGCCCGGATCAACGACCTGTCCGACCGCCTCTCACGCGCGACCATCGTCGACACGGCGCTGCTCCCCAAGGACACGATCGCCTTCGGGAGCAAGGTGAAGGTCATGGACCTCGACGTCGACGAAGAAGAGACGTTTGAACTCGTCGGGCCGGGCCAAGAGAACCCCGATAAGGGGCGCATCCTGACCACGAGCCCCATTGGGCAGGGGCTGATCGGCCGGAAAAAGGGCGACACAGTCAAAATTCAAGTGCCCAGTGGCACCATCAAGTTTAAGATCCTGGAAATTACGACAGCGAATATATAAATTGCGTGGGACGTGAATTTATTGCTGGATAATGATTGGATTGTGTCCGTTTTTCACTTGCACGAGAAAAAACGGGCACACTCGACACGTATAGGTGCTAGAGAGGCTTACAATTTCTTGCCAACACAGTGTTGGCGGACCCGGGTCATTGCCGATACTACTGTTAGAAACGGCACCTACACCGTTTCTGGTCGGGCCGCCAGGAGGCGGGCATGTCAGATCCCCGGCTTCACAGCTTGCACTTGGAAGGACAGCCCAGGCGGGACACGTTCCGCTCTGCGCGCGAGAAGCTCCAGGCAGCTTGTGGCAGCCAAACGATGGCCGGCAACGCCCGCGTTCTCGACGACGCGGCTCTTGTCGTTTCGACTCTCGCGGCACCTGTTGGAGGTGCGGGTGGGAGCGGGATTGCCGGGCGCTTCACCTTCTATCTCAAAGACGGCACTAACGTTTACCCGCTACACCTCGGGATGAACAGTATCGGGAGGCTACCCGATAACGACGTTGTGGTGCGGGACGAGTGCGTGTCCCGGCGCCATTGTGCGGTGCTGATTCACTCGGATCTTCGGTGTGAACTGCACGACGTCGCTTCCAAGAACGGCACACTTCTGAACGGCAAAAAGATCCCCCAGCCTCAAAAGCTTCAATCCGGCGACCAGATTACGCTCTGCAACCGCCGCCTCACGTTCCACATGGTCGAAGCCGCGAACGAACCCGCCGCGAGTTAAGTGCCGCTCTCAAGCTTCCAATCTCGATCAACACCCACGCGAACCTGTCTGTGATGGTGGGCGGAATAGGTGTTTTTTGACGATTGCTCCGCGCAACGGTTAAATCGCTATATTCGCTACATCCATTAGCTTTCGTGTTCGGTGGTCGCGCGGCCCGATAACCCCAATCGCCACACCTGCGAGGGTTACCGTTATGGCCACGTTCTATTTGCTCCCGCCGCGTGAGTGCCTCGAACGAGCCGTTAGCGACCTGTTCACGAAGTTGCTCCCGGGGCTCCCGCTACCCGCGGATGCGTGGGACGCGCTGGCCGGGCAACTCGCGAGTGCGACCGGATGGGCCGAGGACGTGTTTCTGGTTCCGCGGGACGAACTCCCGGACGGCGACCCGGCCCCGGCGCTCGTGGAGGGGTTCGGGGCCGATCCGGGAGACCAAGTGGTGGACGTGAGCCTCGCGCGCCCGGCCCGAACGTGGGTCGTAACGCCCGCTGACGTTTCCGGTGTTGCGCACGCGCGATAAGATAAATAAACCACGGCTCGCCTCTCTCGATCCGTGAGCCGCGCCCGATGCGACGCCGCGGCCACCGGCACCAGAAACAAACACAAATGACTGACCCTCTCGATAACAACGACGACTGGGCCGATCTCGCACGCGAGTTCGCGCTGGACAAGCCGTCCGCGCCGGCACCCGCGGATTGCGAAGACCGTGCCGAAGCAACCGAACCGCTCGCGGATGATGCTGCGCCCGAAGGTGCTGAGTCCGAAGGCGCGGAGGAATTCGACGATGCCGAAGACGCACCGGGCGGCGACGGCGCCGACGGTGATGCGGCTCCTGGCACCGGGCGCAAACGCCGCCGCCGCCGCCGCCGTCGTCGTAAGGGTGGGGCGGGCGATACCGCGGCCCCCGTTGCTGGCGCCGCGAGCGAAGAAAACGGCGAGTCGGGCGACGAGAGTGACGAAACCGCCGAAGTGGTTTCATCGAACGACGATTATGACGCTTCCCCGGGTGAAGAAGTGGAAGACTTTGAAACCGAGCCGGCGCCGCTGGCGGCCGAAGAAGACACGGCCAACGATGTGCTCCGCGAGCTGATCGCGACCTGGAACGTGCCGTCTTGGGACAGCATTGTGAGCGGCTTGTACCGCCCCGGATAAGTCTCTGTTTCGCGCTCCGGAGCAAGATGAAGATCCGGAGCGGGAGCCGGGAACCGGAAACTTGGAGCTGATATGGCGGACGCGATCATCGATGTTGTGGGCGTGGACGAGCTGCCACTCATCATCGACATGTACAACCAGATTTTCCGCCCCACGAAGACGATCGAGTCGTTCCGTCGGCGGTACATGGGGCGCCACAACATTTTGCAGCTCGTGGCCCGCGTGAAGGATAAACCGGCCGGGTTCTTCCTCGGGTTCGAGCTGAAGCCCGACACGTTCTTCGCGTGGTTCTACGGCGTAATGCCCGACGTGCGGCGCATGGGGATCGGCTCCCAATTGATGGAAGCCGCGCAGAGCTGGGCCGCGCAGCACCACTACGAAACGATCCGGCTGGAGTGCCACAACACCCACCGGCCGATGCTCCACCTCGCCATCGAACTCGGGTACGACATCGTCGGCCTGCACTGGGACGCCGACCGCGGTGACAACCTCATCATGTTCGAGAAGAGTTTGACCGACAGGTAATTCGCGGCAGAGTGTGCGGGGTTCGGGGCGCGAAGACCGGTCTTCGCGCCCCGAACCCCGCACATTTTAACACTTTCTCGTCTAATTCGCTCTTCCTTTCGCCCCTTCTCGCCTAATCCCTCTTTTCCCCGCGGGTCGCGTGGAGCAGAATGAGCACGGTCGTTGTTCCGGGGGTGGTCATGCGCGGCGTTGTAACTGTGATTTTGGCCGGGGGCAGGGGAACGAGGCTCGAACCACTCACTCGCGATCGCGCGAAGCCGGCCGTGCCGTTCGGCGGGTTGTACCGCATCATCGATTTCACCCTGTCGAACTGCATCAACAGTGGGCTGCGCCGCGTGCTCGTGCTCACGCAGTTCAAGTCGCGCAGCCTGGACCGCCACATCCGCCACGGGTGGAGCTTCCTCAGTTCCGAACTGGGCGAGTCGGTCGAGGTTCTGCCGCCGCAACAGCGCATCGACGAGACGTGGTACAAGGGCACCGCGGACGCGATCTACCAGAACATTTATTCGCTCGAACGCGAGAACGCAGAGCACGTTCTGATCCTCGCGGGCGACCACATTTACAAGATGGACTACGGGCACATGATCCGTGCCCACATCGACCGCAAGGCGGATGTGACCATCGGGTGCATCCCGGTACCGCTCGACGAGGTCCGGCACTTCGGCATCATGCAGGCCGCGGCCGACGACCGCGTGGTGAACTTCCTGGAGAAGCCCAAGACCGCGGACTCGATGCCCGGCGACTCGCACCACGCACTGGGATCAATGGGCATTTACGTCTTCAAAACGCGGTTACTGTTTGAACTGCTGTGTCAGGACGCGGCGAAGACCGGTACGTCTCACGATTTCGGCAAGAACATCATCCCGTACATGATCGAAACCGGTCACAAGGTGATCGCGCACCGGTTCCTCGACCAGAACCGCAAGGCGGTCCCGTACTGGCGCGACGTGGGGACGCTCGATGCGTACTATCAGGCGAACATGGATCTGGTCGCGGTCGAGCCGGTGCTGAACATGTACGACGCGACGTGGCCGATTCGCACGGTCCAACCGCAGTTGCCGCCGCCGAAGTTCGTGTTCACGGGCGAGGGACCGGCCGGTCACGCGCGCCGCGGGGAAGCCCTGGATAGCATTGTGTGCGCGGGGAGTATCGTTTCGGGCGGGCACGTCCGGCGCAGTATCCTCTCGCCTCGCGTGCGAGTGAACAGCTATGCAGTAGTAGAAGACTCGATCCTGCTCGACGGCGTGGACGTGGGGCGCTACTGCCGCGTGCGCAAGGCGATCATTGATAAGGACGTGAAGCTCCCGCCGTACACGGTTCTCGGCTACGACACCGAATTCGACCGGCGCCGCGGGTTCACCGTGACCGACGCGGGCGTGGTCGTGGTGTCGAAGGCCGAACCGCCCGAAACGTTCCAGGCGCCCAATCCGTTGCCCAACTGACCGCACGAGAGGTTCCCATGACCCGCTTCGCGCTGATCGCTGTTGGACTGATGGCGTTTCCGATTGTGGCTCGCGCCGCGGACGAGGCCAAAGGCGAGAAGGCCGCGCACACCGTGTACGATGCGTACTTCGAGAAGAACAACTCCGGGCTGAAGGGCGACGCGACGTACACCGCCCTCACAAGCAAGGACGGGTTCGAGAAGGTGTTCGCGGCTCGTCCGCCGCTGATGGGCGGGAAGAAGCCGGTGCTGCTCGCGCCCGATGCGTTCGACAAGCACTTCGTTGCGGCCGTTATCAAGCGTGGACCAGCCATTACGACGTACAAGGTCGAGGCCGTGACGCTCGACAAGGACGGCATCCTGTACGTGCAGTACAAGGCGGAAAGTGGGCCGGCGGGCACCGCGACCTTCGCCAGCCCTCTTATCGTGAGCGTCCCGAAAGAGGGCGCGAAGAAGGTCACGTTCATCGAGAACGGTAAGGCCGTCAGTACGGTGGATGTGAAATGAGTTCTGGGCGAACGGCCGGCGTGAGCCGGCTGGTGGGAATTCTCGACTCGATGTTTTACCAGCTGGCTCACGCCAGCCGTTCGCCCCGCAACCGTTCCCACAGCAAGAGCGAGGTAATAGTTTTCGCGTCGCGGATGGTGCCGTCCAAACACATGCGGATGGCTTCATCGAGGCGCACGGTGACCGGTTCGAGTTGCTCGTCCGGTTCCGGGCGGGCGGTACCGGGGGTCAGTTCTTCGGCCACAAAAAGGTGCAGTTTCTCGTCCATCACCCCGGGCGAAGCGTACATATAGCCGAGGCTCCGCCACTTCGCCGCTTGGTAGCCCGTTTCTTCGAGCAGCTCCCGTTTCGCGCACACTTCGAGTGCCTCGTTCGGTTCCACCGTGCCCGCGGGCGCTTCCCAGAGCGTCTCACCGATCACGAACCGGAAGTTGCGCAGCAGCACCACGTGCTCCGCGTCCAGAACCGGCAGGATGACGACCGCGCCGGGGTGCCGGATCGCGTCACGGCGGATCGTCTTGCCGTCGGCTGTGGTAAGTGTGTTCACTTCAACGCGGATGCGCCGGCCGACGTGAACGGTTTCAACGGACATGTGAGTCCTCTATTGGGACCGGGGCAAGTTACAGAGCGGGGACCGAAATACCGCGGAGAACCCGCCCTTTTGCGGCCCCGAGTCCGGAACTTGCGGCGCGGAACTCTGGAACTGGTAACGTGTAAGATGGTAGATTAACAGTTGTCCGCCGACAACCCGTTCGCGGCGCGTGAGTGAGTCTGTCCGATGCGCGATCCGATGAGTTGGTCGATCCCGCTGTTTCGGCTGTTCGGTATTCAGGTCCGAGTCCACGTCTTCTTTTTCATTGTCACGCTCGGTCTGTTCTTCCGGCAGATGCAATTAACGCAGTACGACAACGTGTGGTGGGGTGACAAGTTCCTGCTCACCGTTGTGGCACTGTTCGGAATCATTTTGTTACACGAATTCGGTCACTGCTTCGGGGCACGGTACGTCGGGGGCGACGCGCGCGAGATCCTGATCTGGCCACTCGGTGGGTTAGCGTTCACGGAGATCCCGCATCGGTGGAAGCCGCTGTTCACCACGGTCGCGGCCGGCCCTGGGGTGAACGTGCTCATCTGCCTCGTGTGCGCGGGCGGGATACTCGCGGCCGGGTTCGTTCCGACGCTCGACCCGACAATCGACCCGCACCGCGTTGAGGCGGCCAAGCTCCGTGACAGTCGGATCTACACCAGTTCGTACAAGGTGAAGCTCTACAAGGCCGGCACCGCCGAAGAACCGACGCTGAAGGAATTCACAAAGAAACAGGAAGAGTACGAGACCGCGCACGGAAAGGGATCGTTCCCCAAGCCCAGCGACGCGGCCAAGTTCACGGAAGCCGTGCAGGAGATGGGCTACGAACGGGCCGTGCTCCCGGGGTGGGTGTTGTGGGCGTACCGTATTTTCTGGCTCAGTTGGCTCTTGTTCCTGTTTAACATGCTCCCGGCCTACCCGCTCGACGGCGGGCAGTTGCTCCAATCGCTCGTTTGGGCGCGAACCGACTACCGGCGCGGCGTTGTCGTTGCTGCGTACACCGGTATCACGGTTTCGATCGTGTTCTTGGTCGTGTCCATTGCGTGGAACGAGTCGCTGTTCATGGGGCTCGCGCTCTTCATGCTGTACTCCGCTTCGATGAAGCTGATGCAGTTGGATATGGAGGACGGGCCGTTCGGGTACGATTTCTCGGCGGGCTACACGAGCCTGGAGAGGGACGACGAACCGCCCCCGCAACCGAAGCGCCCGGGACCGGTGGCCCGGTGGTTGCAGGCGCGCAAGGCGCGCCGGGTCGCGCGCGAAACCGAGGCGAAACAGCGCGACGAGGAGCGCATGGACTTGCTCCTCGAAAAGATCGCCCGCAGCGGCCAGGGGTCGCTCACCGACGAGGAGCGCCAGTTCCTCAAGCGCGTCAGCGCCCGTAAGCGGAATACGTCGTAAAACAAGAGTTTGGATTTTACCCCGGCGGGTAACGCGGACCGTCGTCGGTGTCCGTGACTTGTACCAATCCCAGGGCGTTGCCCTGGGCTGAGGAATCGTACCCCGCCGGGGTACAGAGGAAGATAAGGGCCAATGTCTAATCTGATTACCCCCCGAACGCTGTCCGGGTTCCGTGATTACCTGCCGGCGGTCATGCTCGCGCGAGAAGAGGTGCTGCGCCGTGCCCGCGAGGTGTACCGCTCCTACGGCTTCACTCCCATCGATACGCCCGCGTGCGAATCGCTCGACGTTCTGCTGGGTAAGGGGGGTGACGAGTCCGACAAGCTCGTGTACCGCGTGCTGAGTGCCCGTGGTGACAAAGCGGAGATGGGGCTACGGTTCGACCTCACTGTGCCGTTCGCCCGGTTCAGTGCGCAATACATCAACGAACTCGGCACACCGTTCAAGCGCTACGCGATGGGACCGGTGTGGCGCGGCGAGCGCCCGGGGCAGGGGCGGTACCGCGAATTCTGGCAGTGCGACTTCGACACCATCGGCACCACGTCCAACGCCGCCGACATCGAAACGGCACTCGTCATCAACGACCTCTTCACCGCGATCGGCTTCGACAAGTTCGAGATCCGCGTCAACAATCGGAAACTGTTGAACGGATTGCTCGAAGCCGTCGGCTTACGAGACAAGTCGGTTATTGTTCTTCGAGCTATTGATAAACTCGACAAGATCGGAAGAGACGCGGTTCTGGCCGAGATGACCAATCAAGAGGTGTCGCTTCTTGCTGCTCGTAACGTGTTGGATTTCACGCAACTTCGTGGTGCCGATGCACTCGACAAACTTGAAGAAGTGCTTCCGATAGTCGAAACAGTTCTTAAACCTAGGCTTAAAGAAACCAAAGAGAACATTGCGGGCGGTCAGCAACTTATCGAAGAGGGCATCGCACAGTTGCGCGAACTGCTCGCGGTCACGAAAGCGGCCGGAGTTCCCGAAGAACGCATCAAGATCGACCTGAGTATCGCGCGCGGGCTGGATTACTACACTGGCACCATTTACGAAACGTTCCTGACCGACCTGCCCGGCATCGGCAGCGTGTGCAGCGGCGGGCGGTACGACAACCTCGCGAGCAAGTACACGAAACAAGTGCTCCCGGGAGTGGGAGCGTCGCTCGGCGTGGACCGGCTCATCGCCGCAATGGAGGAGCTGAAACATCCGCTCCTCACAGGGCAAACCACGCCGGCTCAGGTGCTGGTCGTGAACTTCGACGCGACCCGTCTGGGCGACTACCAGCGCATTGCTCGGGCGCTTCGGGCCGCGTGCGTAAACGTCGAAGTGTACCCCGACACAACGAAGAAGATCGGGACGCAGTTCGCCTACGCCGAGAAGCGCGGCTTCAAACTCGCGGTGGTCGCTGGCCCCGCCGAGTTCGAGCAGGGCGTGTGGAAGGTCAAGGATCTGGCGAAACGCGAAGAAGCCGCGGTACCGGAAGCGGAACTGGTCGAGCGCATCAAGCAACAGGTGTGACCCGCGGACGCGCCCATGAAGTCCGACAACCACTACGAGGTGGCATTCGATGCGTACCTGCGCCAGCGCGGGGCCGCCGTTGTTCCCGTAGTGGAGGCGCGTCGCAGTTACATCGACGTGAGCGAGGTGAAATCGCCGGACTTCATTGTGGTCGGCCCGTGTGACGCGAAGCTCGTTGTGGACGTGAAGGGCCGCAAGTTCCCCGGAGTGGGGAAGGGCGGGAAGTCGCGCAACATCTGGCAGAACTGGTGCGAACGCGAAGACGTGGAGAGCCTGATCCGCTGGCAGGGCAAGTTCGGCGACGGGTTCCGCGGTGTGCTCGCGTTCGTGTACGATCTGGCGCACCACATCGAGCTGCCGAACCGCACGCCGGACGTTTTCGTCTTCCGCGGGCGCGTGTACTTGTTGCGCGGTGTATTTGTGACTGATTACCGCGCCCGTATGCGCACCCGCAGCCCGCGCTGGGGAACGGTACACCTCGCGACTGACGACTTTCGCACGCTCGTGAAGCCGATCTCGCACTTTCTCGCGCCGCCACCGGACGTGATAGAATTGACCGCGGAAGCCGCTCTGGGCTGACCATTTTCTATCTTCGCGCTTCACACGGATCGGTGCGAGCGCGGCCGCGCGCCAAAGATTGTGACCATGAAGCCTCTGAAAATCGGGATCGTTGTCGAGTCCACCCAGTTGTCGCTGCGCCAGGCCATCGAATCCGCGGCGCGAATGGGTGCCCGCGGCATTCAGGTGGATGCCACCGGCGATCTCGCGCCGGACGCGCTGGGCGCAACCGGTCGGCGCGAGTTTCGTAACCTGCTCCGATCGTTTGATCTCGAACTCGCCGCGCTGAATGTCCCGGTGCGGCGCGGATTGGACGTGGCCGCCGATCTTCAGCCGCGCCTGGAGCGCGTGCGCAAAACGATGCAGCTCGCGTTCGACCTCGGCGCGCGCCGGGTCGTCGTCGCGTGCCCCAAACTGCCCGAAGATGCCGCTTCCCCCCGCGCACAACTCATGCGCGAATCGCTCCTCGCGCTCGGCGGGTACGGGGACCGCGTCGGGAGCTTCGTCGCGCTGGAAATCGGGTACGACCCGGCCGAGAAGGTGAAGGAGTACCTCGCCGGGTTCGGTGTGGGCAGCCTGAAGGTGACTTACGACCCCGCGAACTTCCTGCTCCACGGGCACGACCCGCTCGCGAACCTGATGCCACTCGAGGGTCTGGTTTCGCACGTTCACGCGCGCGACGCGCGTTCGGCCGGTGTGAGCCGCGGGTTGCAGGAAGTTCCACTCGGTGCCGGCGATATCGACTGGATGGCCCTGACCGCCACGCTCCAGGTGCTGGAGTTCGACGGCTTCCTGACGGTCGAACGCGAGCAGGGTGAGCACAAGCTTGCGGATGTGACC
This region of Gemmata massiliana genomic DNA includes:
- the greA gene encoding transcription elongation factor GreA, whose protein sequence is MTDDRIPMTREGYDKLKVELDRLRGAEMIEITKRVATAREMGDLSENAEYHAAREDQGILQARINDLSDRLSRATIVDTALLPKDTIAFGSKVKVMDLDVDEEETFELVGPGQENPDKGRILTTSPIGQGLIGRKKGDTVKIQVPSGTIKFKILEITTANI
- a CDS encoding FHA domain-containing protein: MSDPRLHSLHLEGQPRRDTFRSAREKLQAACGSQTMAGNARVLDDAALVVSTLAAPVGGAGGSGIAGRFTFYLKDGTNVYPLHLGMNSIGRLPDNDVVVRDECVSRRHCAVLIHSDLRCELHDVASKNGTLLNGKKIPQPQKLQSGDQITLCNRRLTFHMVEAANEPAAS
- a CDS encoding GNAT family N-acetyltransferase; protein product: MADAIIDVVGVDELPLIIDMYNQIFRPTKTIESFRRRYMGRHNILQLVARVKDKPAGFFLGFELKPDTFFAWFYGVMPDVRRMGIGSQLMEAAQSWAAQHHYETIRLECHNTHRPMLHLAIELGYDIVGLHWDADRGDNLIMFEKSLTDR
- the glgC gene encoding glucose-1-phosphate adenylyltransferase, whose product is MRGVVTVILAGGRGTRLEPLTRDRAKPAVPFGGLYRIIDFTLSNCINSGLRRVLVLTQFKSRSLDRHIRHGWSFLSSELGESVEVLPPQQRIDETWYKGTADAIYQNIYSLERENAEHVLILAGDHIYKMDYGHMIRAHIDRKADVTIGCIPVPLDEVRHFGIMQAAADDRVVNFLEKPKTADSMPGDSHHALGSMGIYVFKTRLLFELLCQDAAKTGTSHDFGKNIIPYMIETGHKVIAHRFLDQNRKAVPYWRDVGTLDAYYQANMDLVAVEPVLNMYDATWPIRTVQPQLPPPKFVFTGEGPAGHARRGEALDSIVCAGSIVSGGHVRRSILSPRVRVNSYAVVEDSILLDGVDVGRYCRVRKAIIDKDVKLPPYTVLGYDTEFDRRRGFTVTDAGVVVVSKAEPPETFQAPNPLPN
- a CDS encoding NUDIX hydrolase yields the protein MSVETVHVGRRIRVEVNTLTTADGKTIRRDAIRHPGAVVILPVLDAEHVVLLRNFRFVIGETLWEAPAGTVEPNEALEVCAKRELLEETGYQAAKWRSLGYMYASPGVMDEKLHLFVAEELTPGTARPEPDEQLEPVTVRLDEAIRMCLDGTIRDAKTITSLLLWERLRGERLA
- a CDS encoding site-2 protease family protein — protein: MRDPMSWSIPLFRLFGIQVRVHVFFFIVTLGLFFRQMQLTQYDNVWWGDKFLLTVVALFGIILLHEFGHCFGARYVGGDAREILIWPLGGLAFTEIPHRWKPLFTTVAAGPGVNVLICLVCAGGILAAGFVPTLDPTIDPHRVEAAKLRDSRIYTSSYKVKLYKAGTAEEPTLKEFTKKQEEYETAHGKGSFPKPSDAAKFTEAVQEMGYERAVLPGWVLWAYRIFWLSWLLFLFNMLPAYPLDGGQLLQSLVWARTDYRRGVVVAAYTGITVSIVFLVVSIAWNESLFMGLALFMLYSASMKLMQLDMEDGPFGYDFSAGYTSLERDDEPPPQPKRPGPVARWLQARKARRVARETEAKQRDEERMDLLLEKIARSGQGSLTDEERQFLKRVSARKRNTS
- the hisS gene encoding histidine--tRNA ligase — its product is MITPRTLSGFRDYLPAVMLAREEVLRRAREVYRSYGFTPIDTPACESLDVLLGKGGDESDKLVYRVLSARGDKAEMGLRFDLTVPFARFSAQYINELGTPFKRYAMGPVWRGERPGQGRYREFWQCDFDTIGTTSNAADIETALVINDLFTAIGFDKFEIRVNNRKLLNGLLEAVGLRDKSVIVLRAIDKLDKIGRDAVLAEMTNQEVSLLAARNVLDFTQLRGADALDKLEEVLPIVETVLKPRLKETKENIAGGQQLIEEGIAQLRELLAVTKAAGVPEERIKIDLSIARGLDYYTGTIYETFLTDLPGIGSVCSGGRYDNLASKYTKQVLPGVGASLGVDRLIAAMEELKHPLLTGQTTPAQVLVVNFDATRLGDYQRIARALRAACVNVEVYPDTTKKIGTQFAYAEKRGFKLAVVAGPAEFEQGVWKVKDLAKREEAAVPEAELVERIKQQV
- a CDS encoding HYExAFE family protein, encoding MKSDNHYEVAFDAYLRQRGAAVVPVVEARRSYIDVSEVKSPDFIVVGPCDAKLVVDVKGRKFPGVGKGGKSRNIWQNWCEREDVESLIRWQGKFGDGFRGVLAFVYDLAHHIELPNRTPDVFVFRGRVYLLRGVFVTDYRARMRTRSPRWGTVHLATDDFRTLVKPISHFLAPPPDVIELTAEAALG
- a CDS encoding sugar phosphate isomerase/epimerase family protein, with the translated sequence MKPLKIGIVVESTQLSLRQAIESAARMGARGIQVDATGDLAPDALGATGRREFRNLLRSFDLELAALNVPVRRGLDVAADLQPRLERVRKTMQLAFDLGARRVVVACPKLPEDAASPRAQLMRESLLALGGYGDRVGSFVALEIGYDPAEKVKEYLAGFGVGSLKVTYDPANFLLHGHDPLANLMPLEGLVSHVHARDARSAGVSRGLQEVPLGAGDIDWMALTATLQVLEFDGFLTVEREQGEHKLADVTNGVKFLKRFALPV